A window of the Equus przewalskii isolate Varuska chromosome 10, EquPr2, whole genome shotgun sequence genome harbors these coding sequences:
- the TBKBP1 gene encoding TANK-binding kinase 1-binding protein 1 isoform X2, with protein MESMFEDDISILTQEALGPSEVWLDAPGDPSLGGDMCSASHFALITAYGDIKERLGGLERENATLRRRLKVYEIKYPLISDFGEEHGFSLYEIKDGSLLEVEKVSLQQQLNQFQHELQKNKEQEEQLGEMIQAYEKLCVEKNDLETELGEMRALVETHLRQICGLEQQLRQQQSLRDAAFPSLSPPPAPAPPCADLDLHYLALRGGPGLSHGWPGPTPSVSELERRRLEEALEAAQGEARGAQLREEQLQAECERLQGELKQLQETRAQDLASTQSERDMAWVKRVGDDQVNLALAYTELTEELGRLRELSSLQGRILRTLLQEQARSGGQRHSPLSQRHSPAPQCPSPSPPARAAPPCPPCQSPAPQRRSPGPPCPSPQQRRSPASPSCPSPVPQRRSPVPPPCQTPSPQRRSPGPPACPAPQPRPPPPPPPGERTLAERAYAKPPSHHVKAGFQGRRSYSEMAEGAGYAGASPPWLQAEAATLPKPRAYGGELYGPGRPLSPRRAFEGIRLRFEKQPSEEEEWAVPASPPSPEAGTIRCASFCAGFPVPESPAAYAHAEHAQSWPSINLLMETVGSDIRSCPLCQLGFPVGYPDDALIKHIDSHLENSKI; from the exons ATGGAGTCCATGTTTGAGGATGACATCAGCATCCTGACCCAGGAGGCCCTGGGGCCCAGTGAGGTGTGGCTGGATGCCCCTGGAGACCCCTCCCTGGGGGGGGACATGTGCTCCGCCTCCCACTTTGCCCTCATCACAGCCTACGGAGACATCAAGGAGCGGCTGGGGGGCCTGGAGAGGGAGAATGCCACACTCCGACGGCGCCTCAAAGTCTACGAGATCAAG TACCCACTGATCAGTGACTTTGGAGAGGAGCATGGCTTCTCTCTGTATGAAATCAAGGATGGCTCCCTGCTGGAGGTGGAGAAGGTCAGCCTGCAGCAACAGCTCAACCAGTTCCAGCATGAG TTGCAGAAGAATAAGGAGCAGGAAGAACAGCTCGGGGAGATGATCCAGGCTTATGAGAAACTCTGCGTGGAGAAGAACGACCTGGAGACGGAGCTAGGGGAGAtg CGGGCCCTGGTGGAGACCCACCTGCGGCAGATCTGTGGTTTGGAACAGCAGCTGCGGCAGCAGCAAAGCCTCCGGGATGCAGCCTTCCCCAGCCTGAGCCCCCCGccggcccctgccccaccctgtgCTGATCTGGACCTGCACTACTTGGCCCTGAGAGGGGGACCTGGCTTGAGTCACG GCTGGCCAGGCCCCACACCGAGCGTGAGTGAGCTGGAGCGGCGGCGGCTAGAAGAGGCTCTGGAGGCTGCCCAGGGAGAGGCCCGGGGGGCTCAGCTCCGGGAGGAGCAGCTGCAGGCCGAGTGCGAGCGGCTCCAGGGGGAGCTGAAGCAGTTGCAGGAGACCCGGGCCCAG GATCTGGCCTCCACCCAGTCGGAGCGGGACATGGCATGGGTGAAGAGAGTTGGAGATGACCA GGTGAATTTGGCGCTGGCTTACACAGAGCTGACAGAGGAGCTGGGCCGGCTTCGGGAGTTGAGTTCGCTGCAGGGGAGGATCCTGAGGACACTGCTGCAGGAGCAGGCCCGGAGCGGCG gcCAGAGGCACTCGCCGCTGTCGCAGCGCCATTCCCCGGCCCCCCAGTGCCCCTCACCATCGCCGCCTGCCCGAGCGGCGCCCCCGTGCCCTCCGTGCCAGTCCCCCGCCCCCCAGCGCCGCTCCCCCGGGCCCCCGTGCCCCTCGCCCCAGCAGCGCCGCTCGCCGGCCTCGCCCTCCTGCCCGTCGCCCGTCCCGCAGCGCCGCTCGCCGGTGCCGCCGCCGTGCCAGACCCCCAGCCCGCAGCGCCGCTCCCCAGGGCCCCCCGCCTGCCCGGCCCCGCagccccggccgccgccgcccccgccgccgggCGAGAGGACGCTGGCCGAGCGCGCCTACGCCAAGCCGCCCAGCCACCACGTGAAGGCCGGTTTCCAGGGCCGGCGCAGCTACTCCGAGATGGCCGAGGGCGCGGGCTACGCGGGCGCCTCCCCGCCCTGGCTGCAGGCCGAGGCCGCCACGCTGCCCAAGCCGCGGGCCTACGGCGGCGAGCTCTACGGCCCGGGCAGGCCCCTCAGCCCGCGGCGCGCCTTCGAGGGCATCCGGCTGCGCTTCGAGAAGCAGCCGtcggaggaggaggagtgggccGTGCCCGCCAGCCCGCCCAGCCCCGAGGCGGGCACCATCCGCTGCGCCTCCTTCTGCGCGGGCTTCCCGGTCCCGGAGTCGCCCGCCGCCTACGCCCACGCCGAGCACGCGCAGTCCTGGCCGTCCATCAAC CTTCTGATGGAGACAGTGGGCTCTGACATCCGCAGCTGCCCCCTCTGCCAGCTGGGTTTCCCTGTCGGGTACCCAGATGATGCCCTCATCAAACACATTGACTCCCACCTGGAGAACAGCAAGATCTAG
- the TBKBP1 gene encoding TANK-binding kinase 1-binding protein 1 isoform X1, which translates to MESMFEDDISILTQEALGPSEVWLDAPGDPSLGGDMCSASHFALITAYGDIKERLGGLERENATLRRRLKVYEIKYPLISDFGEEHGFSLYEIKDGSLLEVEKVSLQQQLNQFQHELQKNKEQEEQLGEMIQAYEKLCVEKNDLETELGEMRALVETHLRQICGLEQQLRQQQSLRDAAFPSLSPPPAPAPPCADLDLHYLALRGGPGLSHAGWPGPTPSVSELERRRLEEALEAAQGEARGAQLREEQLQAECERLQGELKQLQETRAQDLASTQSERDMAWVKRVGDDQVNLALAYTELTEELGRLRELSSLQGRILRTLLQEQARSGGQRHSPLSQRHSPAPQCPSPSPPARAAPPCPPCQSPAPQRRSPGPPCPSPQQRRSPASPSCPSPVPQRRSPVPPPCQTPSPQRRSPGPPACPAPQPRPPPPPPPGERTLAERAYAKPPSHHVKAGFQGRRSYSEMAEGAGYAGASPPWLQAEAATLPKPRAYGGELYGPGRPLSPRRAFEGIRLRFEKQPSEEEEWAVPASPPSPEAGTIRCASFCAGFPVPESPAAYAHAEHAQSWPSINLLMETVGSDIRSCPLCQLGFPVGYPDDALIKHIDSHLENSKI; encoded by the exons ATGGAGTCCATGTTTGAGGATGACATCAGCATCCTGACCCAGGAGGCCCTGGGGCCCAGTGAGGTGTGGCTGGATGCCCCTGGAGACCCCTCCCTGGGGGGGGACATGTGCTCCGCCTCCCACTTTGCCCTCATCACAGCCTACGGAGACATCAAGGAGCGGCTGGGGGGCCTGGAGAGGGAGAATGCCACACTCCGACGGCGCCTCAAAGTCTACGAGATCAAG TACCCACTGATCAGTGACTTTGGAGAGGAGCATGGCTTCTCTCTGTATGAAATCAAGGATGGCTCCCTGCTGGAGGTGGAGAAGGTCAGCCTGCAGCAACAGCTCAACCAGTTCCAGCATGAG TTGCAGAAGAATAAGGAGCAGGAAGAACAGCTCGGGGAGATGATCCAGGCTTATGAGAAACTCTGCGTGGAGAAGAACGACCTGGAGACGGAGCTAGGGGAGAtg CGGGCCCTGGTGGAGACCCACCTGCGGCAGATCTGTGGTTTGGAACAGCAGCTGCGGCAGCAGCAAAGCCTCCGGGATGCAGCCTTCCCCAGCCTGAGCCCCCCGccggcccctgccccaccctgtgCTGATCTGGACCTGCACTACTTGGCCCTGAGAGGGGGACCTGGCTTGAGTCACG CAGGCTGGCCAGGCCCCACACCGAGCGTGAGTGAGCTGGAGCGGCGGCGGCTAGAAGAGGCTCTGGAGGCTGCCCAGGGAGAGGCCCGGGGGGCTCAGCTCCGGGAGGAGCAGCTGCAGGCCGAGTGCGAGCGGCTCCAGGGGGAGCTGAAGCAGTTGCAGGAGACCCGGGCCCAG GATCTGGCCTCCACCCAGTCGGAGCGGGACATGGCATGGGTGAAGAGAGTTGGAGATGACCA GGTGAATTTGGCGCTGGCTTACACAGAGCTGACAGAGGAGCTGGGCCGGCTTCGGGAGTTGAGTTCGCTGCAGGGGAGGATCCTGAGGACACTGCTGCAGGAGCAGGCCCGGAGCGGCG gcCAGAGGCACTCGCCGCTGTCGCAGCGCCATTCCCCGGCCCCCCAGTGCCCCTCACCATCGCCGCCTGCCCGAGCGGCGCCCCCGTGCCCTCCGTGCCAGTCCCCCGCCCCCCAGCGCCGCTCCCCCGGGCCCCCGTGCCCCTCGCCCCAGCAGCGCCGCTCGCCGGCCTCGCCCTCCTGCCCGTCGCCCGTCCCGCAGCGCCGCTCGCCGGTGCCGCCGCCGTGCCAGACCCCCAGCCCGCAGCGCCGCTCCCCAGGGCCCCCCGCCTGCCCGGCCCCGCagccccggccgccgccgcccccgccgccgggCGAGAGGACGCTGGCCGAGCGCGCCTACGCCAAGCCGCCCAGCCACCACGTGAAGGCCGGTTTCCAGGGCCGGCGCAGCTACTCCGAGATGGCCGAGGGCGCGGGCTACGCGGGCGCCTCCCCGCCCTGGCTGCAGGCCGAGGCCGCCACGCTGCCCAAGCCGCGGGCCTACGGCGGCGAGCTCTACGGCCCGGGCAGGCCCCTCAGCCCGCGGCGCGCCTTCGAGGGCATCCGGCTGCGCTTCGAGAAGCAGCCGtcggaggaggaggagtgggccGTGCCCGCCAGCCCGCCCAGCCCCGAGGCGGGCACCATCCGCTGCGCCTCCTTCTGCGCGGGCTTCCCGGTCCCGGAGTCGCCCGCCGCCTACGCCCACGCCGAGCACGCGCAGTCCTGGCCGTCCATCAAC CTTCTGATGGAGACAGTGGGCTCTGACATCCGCAGCTGCCCCCTCTGCCAGCTGGGTTTCCCTGTCGGGTACCCAGATGATGCCCTCATCAAACACATTGACTCCCACCTGGAGAACAGCAAGATCTAG
- the TBKBP1 gene encoding TANK-binding kinase 1-binding protein 1 isoform X3, which yields MESMFEDDISILTQEALGPSEVWLDAPGDPSLGGDMCSASHFALITAYGDIKERLGGLERENATLRRRLKVYEIKYPLISDFGEEHGFSLYEIKDGSLLEVEKVSLQQQLNQFQHEKNKEQEEQLGEMIQAYEKLCVEKNDLETELGEMRALVETHLRQICGLEQQLRQQQSLRDAAFPSLSPPPAPAPPCADLDLHYLALRGGPGLSHAGWPGPTPSVSELERRRLEEALEAAQGEARGAQLREEQLQAECERLQGELKQLQETRAQDLASTQSERDMAWVKRVGDDQVNLALAYTELTEELGRLRELSSLQGRILRTLLQEQARSGGQRHSPLSQRHSPAPQCPSPSPPARAAPPCPPCQSPAPQRRSPGPPCPSPQQRRSPASPSCPSPVPQRRSPVPPPCQTPSPQRRSPGPPACPAPQPRPPPPPPPGERTLAERAYAKPPSHHVKAGFQGRRSYSEMAEGAGYAGASPPWLQAEAATLPKPRAYGGELYGPGRPLSPRRAFEGIRLRFEKQPSEEEEWAVPASPPSPEAGTIRCASFCAGFPVPESPAAYAHAEHAQSWPSINLLMETVGSDIRSCPLCQLGFPVGYPDDALIKHIDSHLENSKI from the exons ATGGAGTCCATGTTTGAGGATGACATCAGCATCCTGACCCAGGAGGCCCTGGGGCCCAGTGAGGTGTGGCTGGATGCCCCTGGAGACCCCTCCCTGGGGGGGGACATGTGCTCCGCCTCCCACTTTGCCCTCATCACAGCCTACGGAGACATCAAGGAGCGGCTGGGGGGCCTGGAGAGGGAGAATGCCACACTCCGACGGCGCCTCAAAGTCTACGAGATCAAG TACCCACTGATCAGTGACTTTGGAGAGGAGCATGGCTTCTCTCTGTATGAAATCAAGGATGGCTCCCTGCTGGAGGTGGAGAAGGTCAGCCTGCAGCAACAGCTCAACCAGTTCCAGCATGAG AAGAATAAGGAGCAGGAAGAACAGCTCGGGGAGATGATCCAGGCTTATGAGAAACTCTGCGTGGAGAAGAACGACCTGGAGACGGAGCTAGGGGAGAtg CGGGCCCTGGTGGAGACCCACCTGCGGCAGATCTGTGGTTTGGAACAGCAGCTGCGGCAGCAGCAAAGCCTCCGGGATGCAGCCTTCCCCAGCCTGAGCCCCCCGccggcccctgccccaccctgtgCTGATCTGGACCTGCACTACTTGGCCCTGAGAGGGGGACCTGGCTTGAGTCACG CAGGCTGGCCAGGCCCCACACCGAGCGTGAGTGAGCTGGAGCGGCGGCGGCTAGAAGAGGCTCTGGAGGCTGCCCAGGGAGAGGCCCGGGGGGCTCAGCTCCGGGAGGAGCAGCTGCAGGCCGAGTGCGAGCGGCTCCAGGGGGAGCTGAAGCAGTTGCAGGAGACCCGGGCCCAG GATCTGGCCTCCACCCAGTCGGAGCGGGACATGGCATGGGTGAAGAGAGTTGGAGATGACCA GGTGAATTTGGCGCTGGCTTACACAGAGCTGACAGAGGAGCTGGGCCGGCTTCGGGAGTTGAGTTCGCTGCAGGGGAGGATCCTGAGGACACTGCTGCAGGAGCAGGCCCGGAGCGGCG gcCAGAGGCACTCGCCGCTGTCGCAGCGCCATTCCCCGGCCCCCCAGTGCCCCTCACCATCGCCGCCTGCCCGAGCGGCGCCCCCGTGCCCTCCGTGCCAGTCCCCCGCCCCCCAGCGCCGCTCCCCCGGGCCCCCGTGCCCCTCGCCCCAGCAGCGCCGCTCGCCGGCCTCGCCCTCCTGCCCGTCGCCCGTCCCGCAGCGCCGCTCGCCGGTGCCGCCGCCGTGCCAGACCCCCAGCCCGCAGCGCCGCTCCCCAGGGCCCCCCGCCTGCCCGGCCCCGCagccccggccgccgccgcccccgccgccgggCGAGAGGACGCTGGCCGAGCGCGCCTACGCCAAGCCGCCCAGCCACCACGTGAAGGCCGGTTTCCAGGGCCGGCGCAGCTACTCCGAGATGGCCGAGGGCGCGGGCTACGCGGGCGCCTCCCCGCCCTGGCTGCAGGCCGAGGCCGCCACGCTGCCCAAGCCGCGGGCCTACGGCGGCGAGCTCTACGGCCCGGGCAGGCCCCTCAGCCCGCGGCGCGCCTTCGAGGGCATCCGGCTGCGCTTCGAGAAGCAGCCGtcggaggaggaggagtgggccGTGCCCGCCAGCCCGCCCAGCCCCGAGGCGGGCACCATCCGCTGCGCCTCCTTCTGCGCGGGCTTCCCGGTCCCGGAGTCGCCCGCCGCCTACGCCCACGCCGAGCACGCGCAGTCCTGGCCGTCCATCAAC CTTCTGATGGAGACAGTGGGCTCTGACATCCGCAGCTGCCCCCTCTGCCAGCTGGGTTTCCCTGTCGGGTACCCAGATGATGCCCTCATCAAACACATTGACTCCCACCTGGAGAACAGCAAGATCTAG